The Catenulispora sp. MAP5-51 DNA window GCACACCAGGTGCACATGCGCCGGCTGGTCGGCGGTGTGGTAGATCTGCGCCCCGTGTCCGAGGTGCGTGTGCGTGACCAGCCCGAGCTCCTCCAGGAGCTCCAGGGTGCGGTACACGGTCGACAGGTTCACGCCGCGGGCGGTGCGGCGGACCTCCTCGCAGATGGCGTCCGGAGTGGCATGGTCCAGGGAGGCCACGGCCTGCAGGACGAACTGGCGCTGCGGCGTGAGGCGGTAGCCCTTCGCGCGCAGCTCCTTCGTCAGGTCCGTGGGCGCGGTTTCCATACCACCACTATCCCACCGGCCGGGTACAGCGGTCGCCATCGTTCATATACCGAGGGTCTTCCCGGATCTCACTTGACCGGCTTGAGCTGCGCCGAGAGGTGCGACTGCATGGGCTGGCCCATGGCCGCCATGTCGAACGCCCAGAGCAGATCGCCCTTCACCAGGCCGTAAAGGCGGTGTCCGGCGGTGTACTCCTTGGCGGTCTCGGTGCGCGCGACCAGGTCGGTGCGCAGTTCGACCTTCGCGCCGTCGGCCTCGCCGACCCAGATCTCGGCGATGCCGGTCGGGTGCGACAGGACCACTTCGAGCAGGGTGCGGGTGGTGCCCGCGGTCCCGTTCTCCTCGGTGCGCGCCTGCGGACGCCAGAACCCGGTCTCGGTGGCCAGCGGCCGGACCTGGTTGCCGTCGTCGTCGAGCAGCCAGGACCGCGACTCGTACTTCAGGAAAGGCTTGTCCGGCGTGTAGGAGAACACGGCCTCCTGCCCGAAGTTGAACGACTCGATGGTCGGGTATCCCCCGACCCCCGCACCGGCCCAGGTACCCAGCAGGAACGCCAGCGGCACGCAGTCCGGGTGCAGGTCGGAGGGGATCTCCAGCGGCATCAGTTCTGGCCCTTGAACAGCCGCAGCACCGTGAAGGACGCGAACCACACGACGGCGAGGGCCACCAGGACCAGGAGGATGTCGAAAAGGGTCTGGACGCTCATGGTGGGGAGTTTATCGGAGCCGGTGGGGAGCTGTTCGGTGAGCTGGGTCTCTTCGGGTCACGCGCCGCATGACGGCGCCCGCCCCCGGTTCCCGAAGGACCGGAAGCGGGCGCTCCCCTCATACGCTCGTCCGCTCAGCGGTTCGGCGGCTCAGCGGTTCGGCGGCTCAGCGGCTCAGCGGTTCAGACCGCGAGCGCGACCTCGGCGACCTCGCCCAGCGTCGCCTCGACCGAGGCGTCCACGGTGCCGCCGGGCACCAGCGCGCGCACCGTCCAGGTGCCCGGCGCCGCGAAGAACCGGAACCCGCCCTCGGGGCTGGTCGGCACCTCGGCGGTGAACTCGCCGGTGCTGTCCAGCAGCCGCACGTACCCGGTCACCGGCGCGCCGTCCTTGCTGACCGCGCCCTGGATGACAGTTTCCTTCGCCACGTCCACTCCTTCGATGCTGAATCCGCCGGCGGGGGCGCCGCACGAGGCCGTCACTGCTGGCCGCCCTCGGGCGAGCCGGGGTTGGAGCCGAGCGAGACCGGCACGCCGACCAGCGAGCCGTACTCGGTCCACGAGCCGTCGTAGTTCTTCACGTTGGCCTGGCCCAGCAGCTCGTGCAGCACGAACCAGGTGTGCGCCGAGCGCTCGCCGATGCGGCAGTAGGCGATGGTGTCCTTGGACAGGTCCACGCCCTCGGCCTCGTACAGCGCGGTCAGGTCGTCGTCGGGCTTGAACGTGCCGTCGTCGTTGGCCGCCTTGGACCACGGGATGTTGCGCGCGGTCGGCACGTGGCCGGGGCGCTGCGACTGCTCCTGCGGCAGGTGGGCCGGGGCCAGCAGCTTGCCGGAGTACTCGTCGGGGCTGCGTACGTCGACCAGGTTGTCGGTGCCGATCGCGGCCACGACGTCGTCGCGGTAGGCGCGGATCGCCTGGTCCTGCGGCTGCGCGGTGTAGCTGGTGGCCTCGCGGGTCGGCTGCTCGACGACCAGCTCGCGGGAGTCCAGCTCCCACTTCTTGCGGCCGCCGTCCAGGAGCTTCACGTCGCCGTGGCCGTAGAGCTTGAAGTACCAGTAGGCGTAGGAGGCGAACCAGTTGTTGTTGCCGCCGTAGAGCACCACGGTGTCGTCGTTGGCGATACCGCGCTCGGACAGCAGCGCCTCGAACTGCTCCTGGTTCACGAAGTCGCGACGGACCGGATCCTGCAGGTCGCGCTTCCAGTCGATCCGGATGGCGTTGCGGATGTGGTTCTTGTCGTAGGCGGCCGTGTCCTCGTCGACCTCGACGAGGACGACCTTCGGGTCGTCCAGGTGCGCCTGGACCCAGTCGGCGTCGACCAGGACGTCGTTGCGACTCATGGGAGTCCTCCGGATGGTTCGGGTTTCGGATCGGAGTGGGGGTGCGGCCGCGGAAGTGGTTGTTCCGGTACCGCGGGCACGCGGAAGCACGTACGTGTCCAGCTTGGGTCCGCGCTGAGGCAGAGGGTGGCCCGTCTTACATCGATCGGGCGTCGCGTCCCCGGAAAACAGGGGTCACGGAAAGCAGCCGGCCCTCCGGGGTCAGCGCATTCGACACAGGCAGGCGGCGACGCGGCACAGATCGACTGCGCGTCGCTTGGTGAAGTCCGCCTGCTGCTTCATGTCACCGACTCTAGAGACGCCTCGGGGCGGTGTCACGCACGTACCGCACTGTGAGACGACGGTCTTACGTTTTGTACGCCTCGCAGGTCATGCCCGCGCTCACGAGCTCATCGGCACGGTGATGTCATACGCACCGTAGCCGACGACCCGCACCTCGAAGTGGTCGATCTGCTCGGCCGGCAGCGCCGTCGCGGCGGGGATGTCGATCGCCTTGCCGGCGACCGACTTCCAGTTCGACAGCTGGATCACGTCGTGGTTCTTGTCGTAGACGTACAGCGTGCAGGTCAGTCCGTCCGGCGTCCCGCTCATCTTCGCGGTGACCGAGGTGCCCCAGCTGTGGTCCTGGTAGGAGATCTGCGCTGTCACGCCGCTCTGCGTCACCGCGGGCAGCATCTCGGCGTTCGTGGAGCCGCTGGAAGTCCCGCCGTGCCCGGCCCAGAAGCCGCCGACGACCAGCACCAGGGCGGCGGCGCTGCCGCCCGCGGCGACCATGATGCGCTGACGGCGCGGCGCCCGGAACGGAGCCGGGGTGCGGGTGCCGAACAGCCGCCGCCGTCGCGAGTGCCCCGGCTGCCCGGCCGCCTCCGGCGGCACGGTCTCCGGCATCGGCGCCCCGACCAGGCCGATGTCCATGACCCGCTTCACCCCGACGAACGAGGCGTACTCCTGCTGGCACTCGGGGCAGTCGGCCAGGTGCCGCCGCACCTCGCGCGCCTCGTCCGCGTCCAGCGCGCCGAGCGCGAGGGCACCGACGGCCATCCGCAGGTCCTCGTCGTCGCAGGCGCCCGGCCTGGTCTCCGGCTCCCGGTTCACGGCTTGATCCCCCGTTCCTCGAAAGCGGTCCGCAGCGCGCGCAGCGCATAGTAGGTGCGCGACTTGACGGTACCCGGGGGGATGCCCAGGGCTTTGGCGGCCTCGGCCACCGACAAGCCCTTGAAGTACGTCTCCCGAAGCACCGCCCGGTGGTCGGGGCTCAGTGTCGCCATCGCCTCGGCCACCTCCCATCCGAGCAGTATCCGGTCATGATCATCCTCGACGACCGCCTCGCGGGCGATCCCCAGCGCGAGCCCCTCGTCGCCGACCTCCTTCGGCCGCGACCGGCGGGCCCGCGCCTGGTCCACCACGATGTTCCGGGCGACCGTGCACAGCCAGGCGCGCGGCGAGCCGCGCTCCGGGGCGAACGCCTCGGAGTGCTGCCAGGCCCTCAGGAACGTCTCCTGCACCACGTCCTCGGCCCGTCCGCGGTCGCCGTCCGTCAGTTTGAGGACGTAACCCAGCAACGGACCTGCGTGGTCCGCGTAGAGGGATCTGAGACGCTCCGCGTCCGCGCTCGCGACGTCCACATCGGGGACACGCAAAGGAGGCGGTTCCGGTTCAACCCGCCGCCACCACATCACACGCCGATGATGGCACCGCCGGTGGTCCTCCGACAGCCGATCGCGCCGGACGGTCCGGGACGAGGGTTGTGACCTGCGTCGGAGGAAGTAAAAGAGGCGGCGGCCCGCGAAAGGGGACCACCGCCGGGCCGGAGCCCTGCCCGGCCGGGATCGTGCAGGGTCGGGATGGTGCATGGCCGGAATCGTGCAGGGCCGGGATCGTGCAGGGCCGGCAGGCCGCGCGGAGCCTCAGTCGGAGGACACCCCCGAGCCGGTGACCCGCACGTGGTCCGCCTCGGCGTACACGCGCAGCCCGTCGGCCGAGGTCTGCATGTTGGCCATCTGCAGGGTGAGCTGCATCGGCAGCGTGCCGACGTTGATCGGGAAGTCCAGCTCGCGCGGCACCCGGCCGGCCAGGCCGCCCGAGGAGGACTCGATCTTGTTGGCGGTCAGCTGCAGCCGGTTGCCGGAGCTCAGCGACAGCTTGCTCTGCAGCGTGACCTTGCCCAGGCCCGGGACGTTGCCGGTGACCCGGACCGTGTTGTCCGGCCCCTCGGCCAGCGTCACGTCCAGGCCCTGTGAGGCGGCCGCCGACTCCATGTCCGTCCAGCTGAACAGCGCGGTGCCGGACAGGTGGTCGACGTCGGCCTCCTTGAAACCGTCGGAGGGCGCAACGCCGTTGAGGTCCACGTGCAGATCGGTGACCCGCACGTTGTTGTGGACGACGCCGCGCGCGTCCACCGAGACCTTGTCCAGCTTCATGCCGATGAGCTGGGTCAGGAACGGGAAGTTGGCGATGTTCACCGAAGGTTTGCTCTGGAGGTTCTGGGACTGTTGGATCCGCTTGGCGATCTGGCTCTCCGCGATACCCACCGTGATCCGGTCGGCGGCCACGAACAGACCCGCGAGCACGAGCAGCGTGATCGCCAGCCTGGTCGGCCACCTGCGGCGTCGGACCGGCTGACGCGCCTCCCACTGCAGCTGATCGAGCCCCTCCTCGGAAGTCATGGGACGAGGATAGCCGCGGCGTACGAAGCGAGGGCGGCGATCGTGACCGGTATCGCGACCACCGCGGCCCGGCTCACCCCCAGATCCGGATTGCGCGCGGCCACCAGCGAGACCAGCCCGCAGACCACCGCCCCGGCCGCCACCGACGGACCGTGCAGCACCGCGGCCGGCACGAACAGCCCGGTCAGCCCGGCGAACAGCAGAGCCGAGGCGGCCGCGGCCAAGGCCCGCACCGAACCGGGCTCGACACCCCGCCGCCGCGCCCGGAACACGGCGTCCGCCGCGACGAGCACGAAACCCACCCCGAGGCCCGCCGCGAGCGGCAGCACCGCGTCGTCGGGCTGGAACTTGAAGACGGCGGCGGTCCCGACCAGCGTCGGCAGCGCGGCCACCACGGCGGTCCGGCGGGAGGCATGGCCGGCCAGGCCCAGAACCGCCCAGGCGACGACGAGCTGGAGCGGCAGCGCGACGGCGGCCACCGCCTTGGCGGAGACGAAGGACGCGATCGCCAGGGCCACGGTCGAGGCCGCGATGAAGGGGAGGTGCGACAGCAGGGGGAGCGGCTGACGGCGGGGCTCCGGGGAGTCGTAGCCGTAGACGTCGGTGTATTGGTCGGCGTATTGGTCGACGTGGCTGTCGGCGTAGGGCTCGGTGTACGGCTCGGCGTACTGATCGGTGTACTGGTCTGAGTACTGATCGGTGTACTGATCGGTGTACTGATCGGGGTAGCCGTCTGCGTAGGGCTGGGCATACGGCTCGGCATAGGGCTCCGCGTAAGGCTCGGCATAGGAATCGGAGTACGACTCCTCGGCGGCCGGTGCGGAACGACGGCGGCCGGGCTGCGGCGGCGCTTCCTCATAGGGTTGTTCGTAGTAGGGCTGCTCGTAAAAGGCCTCTTGTTGGTAGACCTCTTGTTGTTGGTGCGGCTCCTGGTAATAAGGCTCTTGGTAGCCGTAGCCCTCTTCATACTCGGGCTGGTGCTCCTGCGCGTAGTACCCCGGCTGCTCATAGCCCGGCTGCTGCTCGTAGCTCGGGTACTGCTCGTATCCCTGCTGTTCCTCATAGCCCGGCTGCTGCTCGTACCCCGGGGCCTCCTGGTAGCCGTACGCCGGGTCCTGCGCGTACTCGTGCCCCTGGTACTCCTCAGCCGGCTGCTCATAGCCGTACTGCGCATACGGATCCTGATGGTCCGGCTGCCCGCCGTGGGGATACCCGGGCTGCTGCGCCGACGGCTCGGACGCCGCCCGCCCGCGCCGTCGGCCCGTGTACTCGCCCACCCTGCGTTCCTCCTGCCGACGGTCTACCCGCTGCACGCTATACCAGCCGGGTCGCTCAGCCCCCGGCGAACGGCGGAAGCACCTCGACCACGGCCCCGGGTGCCAGGCGCACGTCGGCCGGGTCGCGGCGGCCCACCGGGGTGCCGTCCACGAGGAACGACGCCCGCCGCACCACCTCGCCGAGTCCGGCGCCGTGCCGCGCGACCGCCGCGGCCAGCACGTCGGCCAGGACCTCGCCCTCGAACGGCTCCTCGGCGATCCCGGCCGCCGCCTTCGCCGCCGCCCAATAACGGATCAGCCCGCTCATCCCGCCTCGCCCTCCATGACCTCTCCCGCTTCGCCGAACTCCCCGTTCTGTCTTCTATATTCGCCCTCCCCCGCGCCATAGGAAGATCCAGATCCAGATCCAGATCCGGATGCCCTGGCGGATCCGGCGGGCGTGCCGGCCGCTGGCAGCGCCCGCACCCAGCGGCCGATCCGGCCGACCAGCTCCCGGCCGGACGCCTCCCGGGCCGCCGCGGCCTCCGCGTGCCCGAAGCCGGGCTCGATCCACAGCTCACGCGGCTCTCCCGCCGCGGCGTACAGCGCTTCGGCGTGGCCCAGCGGGAAGTACTTGTCGGCGTCGCCGTGCACCACCAGCAGCGGCACCGGCGCGATCCGGCCCGCCAACTCCACCGGGGACTCCGGGACCGGGTTCCAGCCGTCGGGCAGGATGCGCGTCTTCAGATGCCACGCCGAAACAGCGCGGCCCACCGGGTGCTGCACCAGGAAGTGCACCAGCTTCATGGCGCGGGTGGAGCGCTCGAACCACCACGCGGGGCCGCTCACGGACACCACCGCGTCGGTCACCGAGCCCGGGCCGACGCCCGAGCCGCACAGCCCGGCGTGCCGCACGACCACGGAGGCGCCCATCGAGAATCCGACCGTCGCCACATTCTCGTAACCCAGGACGCGTGCCCACTCGACCGCGGCGTGCAGGTCGAGCACCTCGAGATCACCGAGCGTCGATCGGCCGTGTGACTGTCCGTGACCGCGGAAGTCGAACGCGATGATTCCGCCATATGGACGCAACACGGCCGCGATGTGGGCCATGTCGCCGGTGCGCCAGGAGCCGCCGAATCCGTGGCACAGGACGAACACCCATCGTCGATCGACACCCGCTCTGTGCACGGCGTTAAGGCGAACGCCATCGGCCGTCAAAAGCGTCTGGCCGGGGTCCGGGTGCCCCGAGCTGCGCCTTTGTCCAGGTAAAATACGTGTGAACTCCGGCACGGAAACCTCGGGGAAACGCTTCATGACGGCTATCCTTCCTGACAGAGGATCCGGGCGACGAAGCCCCACGGGTCCTCTATGTGTTTTCTGGCGGGTGCGACAAGAGGTGCCCCCGGACAAAAGAGGAGCGATCCGCGGATGTCCAGCTTGCTGTTGTTGACCAACTCCCTGACCCCCTCCTCCGAGGTCCTGCCGGCTCTCGGTCTGCTGTTGCACAACGTTCGCGTGGCTCCAGCAGAGGCCTCGGCGCTTCTGGACACCCCACCGGCCGACGCGATCATGGTGGACGCGCGCCGCGACCTGCCGCAGATGCGTTCCCTGTGCCGCCTGCTGCGCACCACAGGGGTTGACTGCCCGCTTCTGCTGATCACCACCGAGGGCGCGCTGGCCGCCGTGACCGCCGACTGGGGCATCGACGACGTCCTGCTGGACTCGGCGGGTCCGGCCGAGGTCGAGGCCCGGCTGCGGCTGGCGATCGGCAAGCTGGCGGCCGGCGCCGTGGCCGAGGACGTCCCGCTGGAGATCAAGAGCGGCGACCTGTCCATCGACGAGGGCACGTACACCGCCCGCGTCCGGAACCGGGTGCTCGACCTGACCTTCAAGGAATTCGAGCTCATCAAGTACCTCGCGCAGCACCCGGGCCGGGTGTTCACGCGGGCGCAGCTGCTCCAGGAAGTGTGGGGCTACGACTACTTCGGCGGCACCCGCACCGTGGACGTCCACGTCCGGCGGCTGCGGGCCAAGCTCGGGGTCGAGCACGAGGCGCTCATCGGGACGGTCCGCAACGTCGGCTACCGCTTCGTCATGCCGGACAAGCGCAACGGCTCCAGCACGCCCACCGGCTCCAGCGCCGGCACCGAGCCGGAAGAGGAGAGCGCCGACGAGGTTCGAGCCTCCGACGCGATGACCGCACCCCGTACCGTGGTGGGGTGACAGGTTTCTCCATCGGCGTCGTCCGCCGACCGAACGAGGCGGACGTCGCCACCATCCGGTCCCTCGCCGAGGCCGCCGAGGCGGCCGACGGCGTGGCACCGCTCCCGGAGCAGGTGCTGCTCCACCTCAAGCACTCCGGCGAGGCCGCTACCGCCGCCGATGCCTGGCACTTCGTGGCCCGGCGCCTGTCGGGTGCCCAGGGTTCGGAGCTGGTCGGCTACGCCTTCCTGGACAAGTCGAACCCTGACGAGGGCCCCACGGCGGAGGTCGTGGTCGCGCCGGACGCCCGCCGGCAGGGCGTCGGCGGTGCCCTGCTGGACGCGCTGCGCATGAAGGTGCGCCGGGACGGCAAGCCGGTGCGCGTCTGGGCGCACGGCGGCCTGCCCGCGGCGGCGGCCCTCGCCGAGAAGCGCGGTCTGAAGAAGGTCCGCGAGCTGTGGGTGATGGCCCGGCCGCTGGCCGAGGTGCCGCAGCCGGAGCCGGCCGAGGGCATCCGCATCGCGGCCTTCCGCCCCGGTGTCGACGACGAGGCCTGGGTCGCGGTCAACGCCCGCGCCTTCGCGCACCACCCGGAACAGGGCTCGATGACGGTCCAGGACCTGCGCGAGCGCATGGCCGAGCCCTGGTTCGACCCGGAGGGCTTCTTCCTGGCCTGGCGCGGACCGGAGCTGGCCGGCTACCACTGGACCAAGGTCCACGACCACAGCGCCTACGGCGACGGCCCGGTCGGCGAGGTCTACGTCCTGGGTCTGGACCCGGCCGAACAGGGCCGCGGCCTGGGCCGGACCCTGACCGAGGTCGGGCTGCGCCACCTGCGCGACCGCGGGCTGAGCGACGTCATCCTGTATGTGGAGGCTGACAACGCGGCCGCGGTCGCCGTCTACACCAAGCTCGGCTTCACCCGCCGCAGCGCCGACGTCATGTACCAGGCCTGAGACAGACGGTGGACTCAACGACGGCCGCCTCCCCGCGGACGCCCCGGGTCCTCGTGATCGGCTTCGATCCCTACCGGGTTCCCGGGCCTTGGGACCCCAAGCCGGCAGCCGACGGCATCGAGGCGGGCATCGCCAAGTTCGCCGAGCACGGCGTCGGCGTGGAGTCGTGCCTGTTCGGGATGGACGGCAGCGACGACATCCCGGCGGTGGTCGCCGCCGCGCTGGCCGCGCGGACGTGGGAGTGCGTGGTCGTCGGAGGCGGGGTGCGCCGGGCCGAGGGGGACCTGTTCGAGCAGGTCGTCAACCTGGTGCGGCGGCACGCGCCGGAGGCGGCGATCGCGTTCAACTCCCGGCCGGACACCACCTTCGAGGCCGCGGCCCGCTGGATCGACGTGTCCTGAGCCCGGGTACAGCCGGTCCCAGTCACCCCGCGCTCAGCCGGTCACCCCGACCAGCTGCGTGTACACCACCAGGTTGTCCGCATAGTGCTGGCCGTCGAAGGCCCCGCCGCACGTGATGATCCGCAGCTGCGGCGTCCCGCTGTCGTCGCTGCCGTACACCCGCCCCGCCGGGAAGCGGTTCTTGTCGACCACCTC harbors:
- a CDS encoding sigma-70 family RNA polymerase sigma factor, whose amino-acid sequence is MWWRRVEPEPPPLRVPDVDVASADAERLRSLYADHAGPLLGYVLKLTDGDRGRAEDVVQETFLRAWQHSEAFAPERGSPRAWLCTVARNIVVDQARARRSRPKEVGDEGLALGIAREAVVEDDHDRILLGWEVAEAMATLSPDHRAVLRETYFKGLSVAEAAKALGIPPGTVKSRTYYALRALRTAFEERGIKP
- a CDS encoding Fur family transcriptional regulator; this translates as METAPTDLTKELRAKGYRLTPQRQFVLQAVASLDHATPDAICEEVRRTARGVNLSTVYRTLELLEELGLVTHTHLGHGAQIYHTADQPAHVHLVCRGCGRILEAADSAAEPLVQRLMEDYGFQTDVRHLAVFGTCAECRDREQGEAS
- a CDS encoding MoaD/ThiS family protein, which produces MSGLIRYWAAAKAAAGIAEEPFEGEVLADVLAAAVARHGAGLGEVVRRASFLVDGTPVGRRDPADVRLAPGAVVEVLPPFAGG
- a CDS encoding DUF1416 domain-containing protein, producing MTASCGAPAGGFSIEGVDVAKETVIQGAVSKDGAPVTGYVRLLDSTGEFTAEVPTSPEGGFRFFAAPGTWTVRALVPGGTVDASVEATLGEVAEVALAV
- the mshD gene encoding mycothiol synthase codes for the protein MTGFSIGVVRRPNEADVATIRSLAEAAEAADGVAPLPEQVLLHLKHSGEAATAADAWHFVARRLSGAQGSELVGYAFLDKSNPDEGPTAEVVVAPDARRQGVGGALLDALRMKVRRDGKPVRVWAHGGLPAAAALAEKRGLKKVRELWVMARPLAEVPQPEPAEGIRIAAFRPGVDDEAWVAVNARAFAHHPEQGSMTVQDLRERMAEPWFDPEGFFLAWRGPELAGYHWTKVHDHSAYGDGPVGEVYVLGLDPAEQGRGLGRTLTEVGLRHLRDRGLSDVILYVEADNAAAVAVYTKLGFTRRSADVMYQA
- a CDS encoding DUF2993 domain-containing protein, whose product is MTSEEGLDQLQWEARQPVRRRRWPTRLAITLLVLAGLFVAADRITVGIAESQIAKRIQQSQNLQSKPSVNIANFPFLTQLIGMKLDKVSVDARGVVHNNVRVTDLHVDLNGVAPSDGFKEADVDHLSGTALFSWTDMESAAASQGLDVTLAEGPDNTVRVTGNVPGLGKVTLQSKLSLSSGNRLQLTANKIESSSGGLAGRVPRELDFPINVGTLPMQLTLQMANMQTSADGLRVYAEADHVRVTGSGVSSD
- a CDS encoding zf-HC2 domain-containing protein codes for the protein MNREPETRPGACDDEDLRMAVGALALGALDADEAREVRRHLADCPECQQEYASFVGVKRVMDIGLVGAPMPETVPPEAAGQPGHSRRRRLFGTRTPAPFRAPRRQRIMVAAGGSAAALVLVVGGFWAGHGGTSSGSTNAEMLPAVTQSGVTAQISYQDHSWGTSVTAKMSGTPDGLTCTLYVYDKNHDVIQLSNWKSVAGKAIDIPAATALPAEQIDHFEVRVVGYGAYDITVPMSS
- a CDS encoding response regulator transcription factor, producing the protein MSSLLLLTNSLTPSSEVLPALGLLLHNVRVAPAEASALLDTPPADAIMVDARRDLPQMRSLCRLLRTTGVDCPLLLITTEGALAAVTADWGIDDVLLDSAGPAEVEARLRLAIGKLAAGAVAEDVPLEIKSGDLSIDEGTYTARVRNRVLDLTFKEFELIKYLAQHPGRVFTRAQLLQEVWGYDYFGGTRTVDVHVRRLRAKLGVEHEALIGTVRNVGYRFVMPDKRNGSSTPTGSSAGTEPEEESADEVRASDAMTAPRTVVG
- a CDS encoding Ms5788A family Cys-rich leader peptide, whose translation is MKQQADFTKRRAVDLCRVAACLCRMR
- a CDS encoding alpha/beta hydrolase, with translation MHRAGVDRRWVFVLCHGFGGSWRTGDMAHIAAVLRPYGGIIAFDFRGHGQSHGRSTLGDLEVLDLHAAVEWARVLGYENVATVGFSMGASVVVRHAGLCGSGVGPGSVTDAVVSVSGPAWWFERSTRAMKLVHFLVQHPVGRAVSAWHLKTRILPDGWNPVPESPVELAGRIAPVPLLVVHGDADKYFPLGHAEALYAAAGEPRELWIEPGFGHAEAAAAREASGRELVGRIGRWVRALPAAGTPAGSARASGSGSGSGSSYGAGEGEYRRQNGEFGEAGEVMEGEAG
- a CDS encoding FABP family protein, with translation MPLEIPSDLHPDCVPLAFLLGTWAGAGVGGYPTIESFNFGQEAVFSYTPDKPFLKYESRSWLLDDDGNQVRPLATETGFWRPQARTEENGTAGTTRTLLEVVLSHPTGIAEIWVGEADGAKVELRTDLVARTETAKEYTAGHRLYGLVKGDLLWAFDMAAMGQPMQSHLSAQLKPVK
- a CDS encoding sulfurtransferase encodes the protein MSRNDVLVDADWVQAHLDDPKVVLVEVDEDTAAYDKNHIRNAIRIDWKRDLQDPVRRDFVNQEQFEALLSERGIANDDTVVLYGGNNNWFASYAYWYFKLYGHGDVKLLDGGRKKWELDSRELVVEQPTREATSYTAQPQDQAIRAYRDDVVAAIGTDNLVDVRSPDEYSGKLLAPAHLPQEQSQRPGHVPTARNIPWSKAANDDGTFKPDDDLTALYEAEGVDLSKDTIAYCRIGERSAHTWFVLHELLGQANVKNYDGSWTEYGSLVGVPVSLGSNPGSPEGGQQ